In Leptospira harrisiae, a genomic segment contains:
- a CDS encoding LytR C-terminal domain-containing protein: MLREAPKKQPIPAKTLLIAAGSFFLIALLFLVFRSKGGFSLDQKFSQSKRLPILFSVLGEKDEYLFSLYAEFYPSEKKAALFFVNPKTSFDDGDKSLKERGSSAPSYVESVLEDTLDSNIPFKIVWTKQQFQNWINLLGGLNLFFEPKSLHITKNYARNKQTYVLDGEDCFDWMSSLADESMISYIRRLEIQETIILTILEAIHEKKDLLGKQRVTYLHSQMTTNLSAKEWETLMDFLKKEKIHFGVSEVPGEPIARPKQKDEILKANEETVKVAFHKFAGELKSLSFSEGERARIEVLNGTPKNGLARYGKVLLNDKGLKVLSVDNAWDSSFKSSIILNRSGNTQYTDLISDTFQGRRVYFALRKDLGLDATVILGEDFQNSKD, encoded by the coding sequence ATGTTACGTGAAGCTCCCAAAAAACAACCAATCCCAGCAAAAACTCTTCTCATTGCTGCAGGTTCTTTCTTTTTGATTGCCCTACTATTTTTAGTTTTCAGGTCCAAAGGTGGATTTTCTTTAGATCAAAAGTTTTCCCAAAGCAAACGGCTCCCCATCCTCTTTTCGGTATTAGGGGAAAAAGATGAATATTTATTTTCACTTTATGCGGAATTTTATCCAAGTGAAAAAAAAGCTGCACTTTTCTTTGTAAATCCAAAAACCAGTTTTGATGATGGAGATAAATCACTCAAAGAAAGAGGGAGTTCTGCACCTTCTTATGTGGAATCTGTTTTAGAAGATACTTTAGATTCAAACATTCCATTTAAAATCGTTTGGACAAAACAACAATTTCAAAATTGGATCAATTTACTTGGTGGCCTCAATTTATTTTTTGAACCAAAATCACTTCATATAACCAAAAACTATGCAAGAAACAAACAGACTTATGTTCTAGATGGGGAGGATTGTTTTGATTGGATGAGTTCTCTTGCCGATGAATCAATGATATCGTATATCCGTAGACTGGAGATCCAAGAAACAATCATTTTAACAATCCTTGAAGCCATACATGAAAAAAAGGACTTATTAGGAAAACAAAGAGTCACTTACTTACATAGCCAGATGACAACGAATCTTTCTGCCAAAGAATGGGAAACTTTGATGGATTTTCTGAAAAAAGAAAAAATTCATTTTGGAGTTTCTGAAGTTCCGGGAGAACCGATTGCTCGACCGAAACAGAAAGATGAAATCCTAAAAGCAAATGAAGAAACGGTTAAAGTTGCCTTTCATAAATTTGCAGGTGAACTCAAATCCCTATCATTTAGCGAAGGAGAAAGAGCAAGGATCGAAGTCTTAAATGGAACCCCAAAAAATGGGCTTGCCAGATACGGGAAGGTGCTTCTGAATGATAAGGGTCTGAAAGTTCTCTCCGTTGACAATGCCTGGGATTCTAGTTTTAAATCCAGTATCATCTTAAACCGCTCCGGAAACACACAGTACACTGATCTCATCTCCGATACCTTCCAAGGTCGAAGGGTTTACTTCGCACTAAGAAAAGATTTGGGACTTGATGCCACTGTGATCCTCGGAGAAGATTTTCAAAATTCCAAGGACTAA